The proteins below are encoded in one region of Alkaliphilus flagellatus:
- a CDS encoding DUF6711 family protein, whose translation MTMLKVDGVALPTPTSYTPDFEEISKADRNANGDMIKEVIAYKYKLNVTWKMLSQEELTKLMSVKRKNSFTLEFIDMDTGKPRKGQFYAGTPSANAMDYKNGRVENWLDIKMNFVEM comes from the coding sequence ATGACTATGTTAAAAGTTGATGGTGTAGCTTTACCTACACCAACTTCATATACACCAGATTTTGAAGAAATAAGTAAAGCAGATAGAAATGCTAATGGGGATATGATAAAAGAAGTAATAGCATATAAATACAAATTAAATGTTACATGGAAGATGTTAAGTCAAGAAGAACTTACTAAATTAATGAGTGTTAAAAGGAAAAATTCTTTCACATTAGAATTTATTGATATGGATACAGGTAAGCCTAGAAAAGGGCAATTTTATGCAGGAACACCCTCTGCTAATGCTATGGATTATAAAAATGGCAGAGTAGAAAACTGGCTTGATATAAAAATGAATTTTGTAGAAATGTAG
- a CDS encoding head-tail connector protein, with protein sequence MSYVDYDCYKNTFGGTLDETTATKLLVESSDQVDRLTYGRIRRKGFNNLTEYQQGLIKKAVCYQAEFINAYGEYLNMLISGYSAGDISLTFNKDNRGAGGIIADKKTLDYLSQTGLTTRRL encoded by the coding sequence ATGTCCTATGTAGACTATGATTGTTACAAAAATACATTTGGTGGCACTTTAGATGAAACAACAGCTACTAAACTATTAGTAGAATCATCAGATCAGGTAGATAGATTAACCTATGGAAGGATTAGAAGAAAAGGATTCAATAACTTAACAGAATACCAACAAGGATTAATTAAAAAAGCAGTGTGCTATCAAGCGGAATTTATAAATGCTTATGGTGAGTATCTAAATATGCTGATTAGTGGTTATAGTGCTGGTGATATATCTTTAACTTTCAATAAGGACAATCGAGGGGCAGGCGGGATAATAGCGGATAAAAAAACGTTAGACTATCTATCTCAAACAGGTCTTACAACAAGGAGGTTATAG
- a CDS encoding copper amine oxidase N-terminal domain-containing protein: MNKKQFFLILTSIFMVMTLSSLTVFANSSIKVSVDNKILSFDSEPFIESGTTLVPMRKIFEALDADVTWVSKTQQIVATHGNNYIVLTIGSTVAEKNGTNVNLLVAPKIVNGSTFVPVRFIAEALNADVVWDSTSQTVIINSGPDVAQDTILEVIVIDNSSDISGFDFRSSYSPLELELLNKKILNDDVMPYNELLIGYENPEIAFYIIEKPKDQPGSVDGILPREEDEEKKAIDDKVEQFKTEWIGENELKNSYKVTTTQLHNAIWLHRYENSENVTLYTINNPPDSLESQKVYKKDGVEFQYIKDSEISKRYGQGLYFKRSDLKREGVIK, from the coding sequence ATGAATAAAAAACAGTTTTTTTTAATTCTAACAAGTATTTTTATGGTCATGACTCTAAGTAGCTTAACTGTATTTGCAAATAGCTCTATCAAAGTTAGTGTTGATAATAAAATACTTAGTTTTGATTCTGAACCATTTATAGAAAGTGGAACAACACTAGTTCCTATGCGCAAGATATTTGAAGCATTAGATGCAGATGTAACATGGGTCAGTAAAACACAACAAATAGTTGCAACTCATGGCAATAATTACATTGTATTAACAATAGGTTCGACTGTTGCAGAGAAAAATGGAACAAATGTAAATTTGTTAGTTGCGCCTAAGATTGTAAATGGTTCAACTTTTGTTCCTGTAAGATTTATAGCAGAAGCATTAAATGCAGATGTAGTTTGGGATAGCACTTCACAAACGGTTATTATTAACTCTGGCCCAGATGTAGCTCAAGATACTATTTTAGAAGTGATTGTTATTGATAATAGCTCAGATATAAGTGGATTTGATTTTCGTTCTTCTTATAGCCCGTTAGAGCTTGAACTATTAAACAAAAAAATATTAAATGATGATGTAATGCCTTACAATGAGCTCTTAATCGGATACGAAAATCCTGAAATTGCATTCTACATAATTGAAAAACCTAAAGATCAACCTGGTAGTGTAGATGGCATATTACCACGAGAAGAGGATGAAGAAAAAAAGGCCATAGATGATAAAGTTGAACAGTTCAAGACTGAATGGATAGGCGAAAATGAGTTAAAAAACTCATATAAGGTAACAACTACTCAGCTACATAACGCCATTTGGCTTCATAGATATGAGAATTCTGAAAATGTAACTTTGTATACTATTAACAATCCGCCGGATAGTTTGGAATCGCAAAAAGTATATAAGAAAGATGGAGTTGAATTTCAATATATAAAGGACTCAGAAATATCAAAACGTTATGGGCAAGGGCTTTATTTTAAAAGAAGTGATCTAAAAAGAGAAGGCGTAATTAAATAA
- a CDS encoding minor capsid protein — translation MITISDFRDWLRTKVDCPTWFSGGLRATDEKAIVIHNGKAFTNPMAIGSIQNSSYTGKGIRILVHWNKNIKESELKAQEVYNALHGKGGVIANKRVIKFNMRDPEPIYLGVDDSGISEYVIDLEIIIER, via the coding sequence ATGATTACGATAAGTGATTTTAGAGACTGGCTAAGAACAAAGGTTGATTGCCCTACTTGGTTTAGTGGTGGATTAAGGGCTACAGATGAAAAGGCTATAGTTATCCACAATGGCAAGGCTTTTACTAATCCTATGGCTATTGGTAGTATTCAAAATAGTTCTTACACAGGAAAGGGCATAAGAATATTAGTTCATTGGAATAAAAACATTAAAGAAAGCGAATTAAAAGCTCAAGAAGTCTATAATGCTCTGCATGGTAAAGGCGGAGTTATAGCTAATAAAAGAGTAATTAAATTTAATATGAGGGATCCTGAACCTATTTATTTAGGTGTAGATGATTCAGGTATTTCTGAGTATGTAATTGATCTAGAAATAATAATTGAAAGGTAG
- a CDS encoding BhlA/UviB family holin-like peptide, protein MEQQLLNLAAGNGLWAALYVFLFIYVLYDSRHREKKYQETISENQSVIKNLTEKFGVVDNIQQDVHEIKAVLRR, encoded by the coding sequence ATGGAACAACAACTTTTAAATTTAGCAGCAGGAAATGGACTTTGGGCAGCATTATATGTATTTCTTTTTATATATGTACTATACGATAGCAGACATAGAGAGAAAAAGTATCAAGAAACTATAAGTGAAAATCAATCAGTAATTAAAAACCTTACAGAGAAATTTGGAGTAGTAGACAATATCCAGCAAGATGTACACGAAATAAAAGCGGTATTAAGGAGGTAA
- a CDS encoding GNAT family N-acetyltransferase, producing the protein MNIDISYEIPNAKEYNNLRIISGLSPKDEAASEIGLKNSIFMITLRDSDKLIGMGRIIGDGGCLYHIVDIAVAPSYQGNGFGNLIMSEITKYLDNHAPKGSYVSLIADVPADRLYKKFGFDYSAPKSVGMAKRY; encoded by the coding sequence TTGAATATAGATATTTCATATGAAATTCCAAATGCAAAAGAATACAATAATTTAAGGATAATTTCAGGATTGAGTCCTAAGGATGAAGCAGCATCAGAAATAGGATTGAAAAATTCCATTTTTATGATTACTTTAAGAGATTCTGATAAATTAATTGGTATGGGAAGAATTATAGGAGATGGAGGATGCCTTTATCATATAGTAGATATCGCTGTTGCCCCTTCTTATCAAGGCAATGGATTCGGTAATTTAATTATGTCAGAAATAACTAAATATCTAGATAATCACGCACCAAAGGGTTCCTATGTAAGCTTAATCGCTGATGTTCCTGCTGATAGATTATATAAAAAGTTTGGATTTGATTATTCAGCACCAAAGTCTGTTGGCATGGCAAAAAGGTATTAA
- a CDS encoding outer membrane protein assembly factor BamE, producing the protein MRKKAKFMAMCLTVVLLLFGCGSDTTKITKEMYDKIETGMTLEEVEDILGLGEENAKTEAAGVVITSMQWVNKDGGNIQIMFQDGKVDTKAQAGLK; encoded by the coding sequence ATGAGAAAAAAAGCAAAATTTATGGCAATGTGTTTAACTGTTGTACTACTGTTGTTCGGGTGCGGATCCGATACAACAAAAATCACAAAAGAAATGTATGATAAAATAGAAACGGGGATGACCTTAGAGGAAGTAGAAGATATTTTAGGTTTAGGGGAGGAAAATGCAAAAACTGAAGCAGCAGGAGTTGTAATAACTAGCATGCAATGGGTAAATAAAGATGGCGGAAATATACAAATAATGTTTCAAGACGGAAAAGTAGACACGAAGGCTCAAGCAGGATTAAAATAA
- a CDS encoding Gp15 family bacteriophage protein has translation MKITRSQRPDFAKKQSYKEDWYDLYEDWGLIEASFTSQYGIRLRSENDMSWSEFSTFLAGIMPETPLGQVVSIRCENDKEVLKNFTKEQHKIRTEWRNRATKAILLDKDEAKKQIKMLQEAMKRAFSK, from the coding sequence GTGAAGATTACGAGGTCGCAGAGGCCCGATTTCGCAAAGAAACAATCCTATAAAGAAGATTGGTATGATTTGTATGAGGATTGGGGGCTTATAGAAGCCTCCTTTACTTCTCAGTATGGTATAAGGCTTAGAAGTGAAAACGATATGTCTTGGAGCGAATTCAGCACATTCCTAGCAGGAATAATGCCCGAAACTCCACTAGGTCAAGTTGTATCCATTAGATGTGAAAATGATAAAGAAGTATTAAAAAACTTCACAAAAGAGCAACATAAGATAAGGACTGAATGGAGAAATAGAGCAACTAAAGCCATATTATTAGATAAAGATGAGGCTAAAAAACAAATTAAAATGCTACAGGAAGCCATGAAAAGAGCATTCTCTAAATAA
- a CDS encoding phage tail protein, translating into MADESTSVGKVQLDIEISQSSLNREMNKLGTVFNSSLKNMFSQTTNFVKSSLDRMTNSFKTFSQVGAGSTDKVSKNINKMNSDLEKTQAKIDETNSKLAQLYAEQDNIIESYRSFPTFSGMSNEESLGQMLNSDSRYSSLTSEIEGLESRLQQLRTASDTTRTSIRNLQENLSNTNNTTQRTNDTTRRTANSTRQLGREINRAGQNAKKSTGKIAGFANMIDSSFRRILKRIFIYNLIYKGIRGIINYTSAALKTNKQFVHSLNIIKTNLMVAFQPIYDFVLPAINALMKGIATATTYVASAISSLFGKTYEQSYGATKNLDNAKKAMDGYGKSAKKAQGQLAGFDEINQLDLSKDDEQSGADGFEMTMPDTSTIDLTGFEKFRDMLQPTIESLKNLGIALEPLKNFVSTGLQDFYNNFLVPVGKWTFGEGLPRLIDGLTKIVSGVDWGYLNNSFNNLWLSLAPFATNIGEGLLGFYEQVLVPIGTWVLGEGLPRFIDAIANGLSRIKWGPIHAGLNNLWSALTPFAINVGEGLLWFWENILVPLGTWTMNNVVPVFLDILAEAIRILNGVIEALKPLGQWLWDNFLKPLAEWTGGVIVSVLDEIKDALKGIGDWVTSNEEKVQGFFMIFATWKATTFVIEMSKATAAVVAHTAKMVLSKSETLILMGLYAKDAIAKGLSTVATWGQVAATTAWNVVAGIATTVTTGLAAVMAFLTSPIGLVVIAIAALIAIGVALYKNWEEISVWLKKIWEDIKIKAEEVWTAIEEFFVRMWEGIKTTAISVWDSIKTYTVTKWNEIKDFLSKLWDGVKDSFKRVWESMKELLPSLLDGILNVMKNSFDTFKDIGYNLFNMVWEGMKDIWNSINDWVSDKVDWLKDKLSFWRKGTDEMSGSGGGGGSRGTGGVALLPDDHPDKPGSEEYKKNNPNMPAWLGGGGIPMLARGGIVDQPTLAMVGERGKEAVVPLENTAFVDTLASALGNAVMAAMQMGNGGGLRVDSSGDIILQIDGTTLGRIVGPILDKEKQRIGNNVIIQPI; encoded by the coding sequence ATGGCAGATGAAAGTACAAGTGTTGGCAAGGTCCAACTAGATATAGAAATAAGCCAATCTTCTTTGAATAGAGAAATGAATAAACTAGGCACTGTATTTAATAGTAGTTTAAAAAATATGTTTAGTCAGACCACAAATTTTGTTAAAAGCTCACTAGATAGAATGACTAACAGCTTTAAAACCTTTTCTCAAGTTGGAGCTGGATCTACTGATAAAGTATCTAAGAATATAAATAAAATGAATTCTGATTTAGAAAAAACACAAGCTAAAATAGATGAAACCAACAGTAAATTGGCTCAGTTATATGCTGAGCAAGATAATATAATTGAATCCTATAGAAGCTTTCCAACTTTCTCAGGAATGAGTAATGAAGAGAGTCTTGGGCAAATGTTAAATTCTGATTCAAGGTATTCAAGTCTTACAAGTGAAATAGAAGGACTTGAAAGTCGACTACAACAGTTAAGAACGGCTAGCGATACAACAAGAACCTCTATTCGTAATTTACAGGAAAACTTATCGAACACAAACAATACTACTCAGCGTACCAATGATACAACTAGAAGAACTGCTAATAGTACTAGACAATTAGGGAGAGAGATAAATAGAGCTGGCCAAAACGCTAAAAAATCTACTGGTAAAATAGCTGGCTTTGCTAATATGATCGATAGTTCTTTTAGAAGGATATTAAAAAGAATATTTATTTACAACTTAATCTACAAAGGAATTCGAGGAATAATTAATTATACTAGTGCTGCATTAAAGACTAATAAACAATTTGTACACTCCTTAAATATCATCAAGACAAATCTTATGGTGGCCTTTCAACCTATATATGACTTTGTTCTTCCTGCTATTAATGCATTAATGAAAGGAATTGCAACAGCAACAACTTATGTAGCTAGTGCGATATCATCATTGTTTGGTAAAACCTATGAACAAAGTTACGGAGCAACTAAGAATTTAGATAATGCTAAAAAGGCTATGGACGGGTATGGTAAATCAGCAAAAAAAGCACAGGGTCAATTAGCTGGTTTTGATGAGATTAATCAATTAGATCTTAGCAAGGATGACGAACAAAGCGGCGCAGATGGATTTGAGATGACTATGCCTGATACTTCTACCATTGATTTAACTGGATTTGAAAAGTTTAGGGATATGCTTCAACCTACAATAGAATCCTTAAAAAACTTAGGTATAGCTCTGGAACCATTAAAGAATTTCGTTTCTACAGGACTACAGGATTTTTATAACAATTTTCTTGTACCAGTAGGTAAATGGACATTTGGTGAAGGACTACCTAGACTGATAGATGGGTTAACTAAAATAGTAAGTGGAGTAGATTGGGGTTATTTAAACAATAGCTTTAACAACTTATGGTTATCTCTAGCCCCTTTCGCAACCAATATTGGAGAAGGGCTGTTAGGATTTTATGAGCAAGTTTTAGTACCTATAGGTACTTGGGTATTAGGTGAAGGCTTACCAAGATTTATTGATGCTATTGCCAATGGTTTATCTCGAATTAAGTGGGGGCCTATTCATGCCGGATTAAATAATCTTTGGTCAGCTTTAACTCCCTTTGCTATAAATGTAGGGGAAGGGTTATTGTGGTTTTGGGAAAATATATTGGTTCCACTAGGAACGTGGACAATGAATAATGTTGTACCAGTGTTCTTAGATATTTTAGCAGAAGCAATCAGGATATTAAATGGAGTTATTGAAGCTTTAAAGCCACTGGGACAATGGCTATGGGATAACTTTTTAAAACCTTTAGCTGAGTGGACAGGTGGGGTTATAGTTAGTGTTCTTGATGAAATAAAAGATGCTTTAAAAGGCATTGGGGACTGGGTTACCAGTAATGAAGAAAAAGTTCAAGGTTTTTTTATGATTTTCGCTACTTGGAAAGCTACAACATTTGTTATAGAAATGAGTAAAGCAACTGCAGCGGTGGTAGCTCATACAGCTAAAATGGTGTTAAGTAAATCAGAAACATTAATTCTAATGGGGTTATATGCTAAGGATGCAATTGCAAAGGGACTAAGTACAGTTGCAACATGGGGACAGGTAGCAGCCACGACAGCATGGAATGTTGTAGCAGGAATTGCTACAACAGTAACAACAGGATTAGCTGCAGTGATGGCATTCTTAACTTCGCCTATAGGCTTGGTAGTAATAGCCATTGCAGCATTAATAGCAATAGGAGTAGCTTTATATAAAAACTGGGAGGAAATATCAGTATGGCTTAAGAAAATTTGGGAAGATATTAAGATTAAAGCTGAAGAGGTATGGACAGCAATAGAAGAATTCTTTGTAAGAATGTGGGAAGGAATAAAAACTACAGCTATAAGTGTTTGGGATAGTATTAAAACCTATACAGTTACTAAATGGAATGAAATTAAAGACTTCTTATCTAAGTTGTGGGATGGAGTAAAGGATTCATTTAAAAGAGTATGGGAATCTATGAAAGAATTATTACCATCCTTATTAGACGGAATATTAAATGTTATGAAAAACTCTTTTGATACCTTTAAAGACATAGGCTATAACTTGTTTAACATGGTATGGGAAGGTATGAAAGATATATGGAACAGTATTAATGATTGGGTATCAGATAAAGTTGATTGGCTAAAAGATAAACTATCCTTTTGGAGAAAAGGCACTGATGAAATGTCAGGTTCAGGAGGAGGCGGAGGTAGCAGAGGTACAGGTGGTGTTGCACTTCTTCCAGATGATCACCCAGATAAGCCAGGAAGTGAAGAATATAAAAAGAATAATCCTAATATGCCTGCATGGTTAGGCGGCGGAGGAATTCCAATGCTTGCTAGAGGTGGTATTGTAGATCAACCTACTTTAGCAATGGTAGGAGAGCGTGGTAAAGAGGCAGTAGTCCCTTTAGAAAATACTGCTTTTGTTGATACACTAGCAAGTGCCCTAGGTAATGCAGTTATGGCAGCTATGCAAATGGGTAACGGTGGAGGTTTGAGAGTTGATAGTAGTGGTGATATAATTCTACAAATAGATGGAACAACCTTAGGAAGAATAGTAGGACCTATTCTTGATAAAGAGAAACAAAGAATAGGAAATAACGTAATAATACAACCAATTTAG
- a CDS encoding N-acetylmuramoyl-L-alanine amidase family protein translates to MKRYIVVIDPGHGGTDPGAVGPTGLKENHVAWRIACMVADILMRYGIEVIFTRVGDEKISLDKRVQIANKSKADFFISIHINSASNPLATGTEVFAYSKASEGNKLAGTILDSLLKEINLKNRGIKYDRLQVVATTKIPACLVEVAFINNPTEEQLLKQDEFLEKAAVGIAKGILNHIGIDYMSKEDKSMSWEEKQGLEHLENLVKKKIIDSPDYWKDRLLEPMPTWAVFALIDRITDK, encoded by the coding sequence ATGAAAAGATATATAGTAGTTATTGACCCTGGACATGGGGGGACTGATCCAGGAGCAGTAGGCCCTACAGGACTAAAAGAAAATCATGTAGCATGGCGAATAGCATGTATGGTAGCAGATATCCTAATGCGATATGGAATAGAAGTTATATTTACACGTGTTGGAGATGAAAAAATCAGCTTAGATAAAAGAGTTCAGATAGCGAACAAATCTAAAGCTGATTTTTTTATATCTATTCATATTAATAGTGCAAGCAATCCTTTAGCTACAGGAACAGAAGTATTTGCGTATTCTAAAGCCTCAGAGGGAAACAAACTAGCAGGAACAATATTAGATAGTCTATTAAAAGAGATAAATCTGAAAAACAGAGGAATAAAATACGATAGATTACAAGTTGTTGCAACTACTAAAATACCAGCTTGTCTAGTAGAAGTAGCTTTTATTAATAATCCTACGGAGGAACAGTTATTAAAACAGGATGAATTTTTAGAGAAGGCAGCTGTAGGAATTGCAAAAGGAATATTAAATCATATTGGTATTGATTATATGTCAAAGGAGGATAAGTCTATGAGTTGGGAAGAAAAGCAAGGATTAGAGCATCTTGAGAACTTGGTAAAAAAGAAAATCATTGATAGTCCAGATTACTGGAAAGATAGATTATTAGAACCCATGCCGACATGGGCCGTATTTGCCTTAATAGACAGAATTACAGATAAATAG
- a CDS encoding phage tail tube protein, with amino-acid sequence MANLGVYPVFDLDFKIGTKGRTSAEADMAVIKDMETFSPSIDGNVEEWTPMDTEGWVRRLMTGKGFSIALNGKRHVGDPGNDYVAALAWKSGLQCSSKAAIVFPDGDKLEFDCIVNVTTPFGGDSTNVSGLELELQSDGKPNYIPAGGGE; translated from the coding sequence ATGGCAAATTTAGGAGTGTATCCTGTATTTGATTTAGATTTTAAAATTGGTACTAAAGGAAGAACAAGTGCGGAAGCTGATATGGCAGTAATAAAAGATATGGAAACATTCTCTCCATCCATAGATGGTAATGTAGAAGAATGGACTCCAATGGATACTGAAGGATGGGTTAGAAGGTTAATGACTGGAAAAGGATTTTCTATTGCCTTAAATGGAAAAAGGCATGTAGGAGATCCGGGTAATGATTATGTAGCAGCTTTAGCATGGAAAAGTGGACTACAGTGTTCTTCAAAGGCAGCTATAGTATTTCCGGATGGAGATAAGCTTGAGTTTGATTGTATAGTCAATGTAACTACTCCATTTGGAGGGGATTCTACTAACGTATCCGGATTAGAATTAGAATTACAATCTGATGGAAAACCAAACTATATACCAGCAGGAGGCGGAGAATAA
- a CDS encoding phage scaffolding protein, with the protein MEWLKKLIEKHIKDGALNQEEFIKEVNSEFPKHAVPKETYNTLAETKTKLENDIKDRDKQLEDLKKVDAEGLQAEITRLQEENKTAKETYEKELNDIQITNAIKLVLDGKVHDESIVSNLLDKSKLIISDDGKIVGLDEQINSLKEGKAFLFKDENVDPNNPTPGFQKIGNPPPNDPKAIDSAVSAAFGNTEK; encoded by the coding sequence ATGGAATGGTTAAAAAAATTAATAGAGAAACATATAAAAGATGGAGCATTAAATCAGGAGGAATTCATTAAAGAAGTAAACAGTGAATTCCCTAAACATGCAGTACCTAAAGAGACTTATAACACCTTAGCAGAAACTAAGACAAAGCTAGAAAATGATATTAAAGACAGAGACAAGCAGCTAGAAGATTTGAAAAAGGTTGATGCCGAAGGTCTACAAGCTGAAATAACTAGACTTCAAGAGGAAAATAAGACAGCTAAGGAAACTTACGAAAAAGAATTAAACGATATACAAATTACGAATGCTATTAAATTGGTATTGGATGGCAAGGTGCATGATGAATCTATAGTATCCAATTTGCTTGATAAGTCTAAATTAATCATTAGTGATGATGGTAAGATTGTTGGATTAGATGAACAAATAAACTCTTTAAAAGAGGGTAAGGCATTCTTGTTTAAAGATGAAAATGTAGATCCAAATAATCCTACTCCAGGATTCCAGAAGATAGGTAATCCACCACCAAATGATCCTAAAGCAATAGATAGTGCAGTATCAGCTGCATTTGGTAATACAGAAAAATAA
- a CDS encoding phage minor capsid protein → MKNKNYNIRDIFLMMELDLIRSMARNLKRHQEEEYKQGFKFEQWQSAKLRDLKRFRKENKAIIGEYNKPIEELINFTLLNTYKKSQDNVNRFIKEIKNEFIDDVFIRLPGDLKPITKPVEAENMQEMLEEVVENARTWQETPTPIDEVFFRSNNNKFNALMETVENDFNKANAAVLRRMDDVYRQTIFKAQVHYNTGTVSLDKAIDIATKDFLEKGIDAIVYKDGKKVNITTYAEMALRTANHRAYLMGEGKKRQEIGLSLVVVSAHATSCELCVPWQGLVLIDDVYSGGKKEDGPYQLLSTAMDKGFLHPNCRHNMNTYFPGITTLPKIPNMDKALDNYKREQQQRYIERQIRKYKRLNAGSISPYNQAKYEEKLKEWQTKQREYLKENPQLRRAYSREKLRVNIPLTPEDQKVNIKIDPKQFGKKVGKHAEDYGLDVTKAEDRAKMNNIINDIAQNHNEARKGIWRGLGGKDPATGKQLDGEAWFLIKDNDVIVVNNKNEFVTILKDGIGNERVKKAILKRKR, encoded by the coding sequence ATGAAGAATAAAAATTATAATATCCGAGATATATTCCTAATGATGGAGTTGGATTTAATAAGGTCTATGGCTAGGAACCTAAAAAGACACCAGGAAGAAGAATATAAGCAGGGTTTTAAGTTCGAGCAATGGCAATCAGCTAAGTTAAGAGATTTAAAACGATTCAGAAAAGAAAATAAAGCAATTATAGGAGAGTATAACAAGCCTATAGAGGAATTAATTAACTTTACACTATTAAATACCTATAAGAAATCACAAGACAATGTTAATAGGTTTATAAAAGAAATAAAGAACGAATTCATAGATGATGTATTTATTAGATTACCAGGAGACTTAAAACCAATAACAAAGCCTGTAGAAGCCGAAAACATGCAGGAAATGTTAGAAGAAGTAGTAGAAAATGCAAGAACGTGGCAAGAAACTCCTACACCTATTGATGAAGTTTTCTTTAGGAGTAACAATAATAAATTCAATGCGCTTATGGAAACAGTAGAAAATGACTTTAATAAGGCTAATGCAGCAGTATTAAGACGAATGGATGATGTATATAGGCAAACTATATTCAAAGCCCAAGTCCATTACAACACAGGTACAGTAAGCCTAGATAAAGCTATTGATATCGCCACTAAGGATTTTTTAGAAAAAGGAATAGATGCGATAGTATATAAGGATGGTAAGAAGGTTAATATAACTACCTATGCTGAAATGGCTTTAAGAACCGCCAACCATAGAGCTTATTTAATGGGAGAAGGCAAGAAAAGACAGGAAATAGGATTGTCTTTAGTAGTTGTATCAGCCCATGCAACGAGTTGTGAATTATGTGTACCATGGCAAGGGCTTGTATTAATAGATGATGTATATAGTGGTGGTAAAAAAGAAGATGGACCATATCAGTTATTAAGTACAGCTATGGATAAAGGCTTTTTACATCCTAACTGTAGGCATAATATGAATACTTACTTTCCTGGTATAACTACATTACCTAAAATACCTAACATGGATAAAGCACTGGACAATTACAAAAGAGAACAACAGCAAAGGTATATCGAAAGGCAGATAAGGAAGTATAAAAGGCTTAATGCTGGATCAATAAGTCCTTATAATCAAGCAAAATATGAGGAGAAATTAAAAGAGTGGCAGACTAAGCAAAGAGAATATTTGAAAGAAAATCCTCAACTTAGAAGGGCTTATAGTAGAGAAAAATTAAGAGTTAATATTCCATTGACACCGGAAGATCAGAAAGTTAATATTAAGATAGATCCTAAGCAGTTTGGTAAAAAAGTAGGTAAACATGCCGAAGATTATGGGTTGGATGTTACTAAAGCAGAAGATAGAGCTAAGATGAATAATATTATAAATGATATAGCTCAAAATCATAATGAGGCTAGAAAAGGTATCTGGAGAGGATTAGGTGGAAAGGATCCAGCTACAGGTAAACAATTAGATGGTGAAGCATGGTTTTTAATTAAGGATAATGATGTTATAGTAGTAAATAATAAGAATGAGTTTGTAACAATACTGAAAGATGGTATTGGCAATGAAAGAGTTAAAAAAGCAATATTAAAGAGAAAGAGGTGA
- a CDS encoding minor capsid protein produces MKVKTSIKLNQANIKKIEQAMVKSLPLTMDALKTEVSNMQVVPKDTGNLEESAVLGVDNGKGYISYNTPYARRLYYHPEYNFRQDKNPNAQGRWLDPFIYGTKKDWLAKAFGKLLKQNSGGVIK; encoded by the coding sequence ATGAAGGTTAAAACAAGTATTAAATTAAATCAAGCTAATATAAAAAAAATAGAACAAGCTATGGTAAAATCATTACCTTTGACTATGGATGCACTTAAAACCGAAGTAAGCAATATGCAAGTAGTTCCTAAAGATACAGGTAACTTAGAAGAATCAGCAGTACTTGGTGTAGATAATGGTAAAGGCTATATAAGTTATAACACACCTTACGCTAGAAGGTTATATTATCACCCTGAATATAACTTTAGACAGGATAAGAACCCTAATGCACAAGGCAGATGGTTAGACCCATTTATTTATGGAACTAAAAAGGATTGGTTAGCTAAAGCTTTTGGGAAGCTTCTTAAACAAAACTCGGGTGGGGTGATTAAATGA